In Stomoxys calcitrans chromosome 2, idStoCalc2.1, whole genome shotgun sequence, the following proteins share a genomic window:
- the LOC106086488 gene encoding arf-GAP with coiled-coil, ANK repeat and PH domain-containing protein 2 isoform X1: MRSTIEFEECLKDSPKFRQFITKEESDIEHLEQRLEKIIKLCNVAVDSGKEYVKNQSAFAMSLWDLKPHFSDNKSAQNALGRLIHCFQEMNKFHTILLDQASRTVLKNLSVFVKDDINQVKDYKGHFLKVSEGYDNALIKNAQASKNRTQEVQEAGNILSASKSCFYHTALDYVNYITLVQSRKVPSILSTLLDYYQACVTYYHQGFDLCNDFDVFFKSITEDLNALRGEYQKLEKVMQNRHLSVNSFSDTNTNSTSNKIEGYLFKKKSKGFKTWCRRWFYLSDNQLVYSDLDSNCRKRSNEDSFSVMEEDLRICTVRPVNDGDRRFCFEVISPTKSHILQADSADMLTMWISALQKSIGAAIQHDSQHSRPQSSMNANPLKNSKRKIHWEQFLKIPGNSICCDCRGIDPRWASINLGITLCIECSGVHRSLGVHYSKVRSLTLDAWETENVKVMMELGNAVVNRIYEARIGENSELKPATENCEIAVREAWIKAKYVEKRFVCGMPKPPEYLSSETAEVLSIDSGGNDISKRATLSLGGTRKWAVKKCRRRRHRERKRQRSSSKSSDDPVVDDEEDEDDDDVSLNIPSMSLSISREDLLIVGDDLGLETYETPGILGSDQESTEGENEPEVINEVPFSKLDANLMLYQASAVHNLPVMCMAFALGADKNWRNTEDFNRTYLHQAVLSGSVMACEYLLLNGVPIDVVDDNGYSALHISTEKGFIAQVYLLLKHKAKYDLKANDGKNPLDIAVEQRNADIVTLLRLTRLNDEIGLNDEGNGEDETYKDVMKDFSNFTSSQPRMLRNRNDSNTLESQRSSMTNSD; this comes from the exons gcaATTCATCACAAAAGAGGAATCGGACATTGAACATTTGGAGCAGCGCTTGGAGAAAATCATTAAACTTTGTAATGTAGCCGTTGATTCGGGTAAAGAATATGTCAAAAATCAGAG TGCATTTGCAATGTCCCTCTGGGACTTGAAACCTCATTTTTCTGATAACAAAAGTGCCCAAAATGCCTTGGGCAGGCTGATCCATTGCTTTCAG GAAATGAATAAGTTTCATACGATTTTATTGGATCAAGCCAGCCGTACtgtattgaaaaatttaagcgTTTTCGTTAAGGACGATATTAATCAAGTGAAAGACTATAAGGGGCATTTTTTAAAAGTGTCTGAGGGTTATGACAATGCATTAATTAAAAATGCCCAA GCGAGCAAAAATCGTACACAGGAAGTACAGGAAGCAGGCAATATATTATCAGCATCAAAATCATGTTTTTATCACACGGCATTGGATTATGTCAACTACATCACCTTAGTTCAGTCTCGCAAAGTACCTTCTATATTATCAACG CTACTTGATTATTATCAAGCCTGTGTTACATACTACCATCAAGGTTTCGATTTATGCAACGATTTCGATGTTTTCTTCAAAAGTATCACAGAAGATTTGAACGCACTGCGCGGTGAATACCAAAAACTAGAGAAGGTCATGCAAAATCGTCACCTAAGTGTGAATAGTTTCAGTGATACGAATACCAATAGTACTTCCAATAAGATTGAAGGATATCTCTTCAAGAAGAAATCGAAAGGTTTTAAGACATGGTGTCGCCGTTGGTTCTATCTGAGTGACAATCAATTGGTGTACAG TGATTTGGATTCGAATTGCAGAAAACGTAGCAACGAGGATTCATTTTCTGTGATGGAAGAAGACTTGCGCATATGCACTGTACGCCCCGTCAACGATGGCGATCGACGTTTTTGCTTCGAAGTCATATCACCAACAAA GTCCCACATATTACAAGCTGACTCAGCTGATATGTTGACAATGTGGATTTCAGCATTGCAAAAAAGCATTGGTGCCGCTATACAACATGATTCACAACATTCCAGACCTCAGTCATCCATGAATGCCAATCCTTTAAAGAATTCCAAGAGGAAAAT aCATTGGGAGCAATTCCTAAAAATTCCTGGCAATTCAATATGTTGTGATTGCCGTGGCATAGATCCTCGATGGGCTTCCATTAATCTAGGCATTACGCTGTGTATTGAATGTTCTGGAGTTCATCGCAGTCTGGGCGTACACTACAGCAAGGTACGCTCATTGACACTGGACGCCTGGGAAACGGAAAATGTCAAAGTTATGATGGAACTTGGCAATGCCGTTGTCAATCGGATATATGAGGCGCGCATAGGTGAAAATTCGGAACTGAAACCGGCTACAGAGAATTGTGAAATAGCAGTGCGAGAAGCATGGATAAAGGCTAAATATGTGGAAAAACGATTCGTGTGTGGCATGCCCAAACCACCTGAGTATTTATCAAGCGAGACAGCTGAAGTATTATCCATCGATAGTGGAGGCAATGATATAAGCAAAAGAGCCACCTTATCATTAGGTGGCACTCGCAAGTGGGCTGTAAAAAAATGTCGCCGTCGTCGTCATCGTGAACGCAAACGACAACGTTCAAGTTCGAAGTCATCCGATGATCCTGTAGTCGATGATGAGGAagatgaggatgatgatgatgtatcGCTAAACATACCATCAATGTCTTTAAGCATATCGCGTGAAGATCTCCTAATAGTTGGTGATGATTTAGGTTTGGAAACCTATGAAACACCTGGCATACTGGGATCCGATCAGGAATCAACAGAAGGTGAAAATGAACCAGAGGTGATAAATGAAGTGCCCTTTTCCAAGCTCGATGCGAATCTCATGTTATATCAGGCTTCTGCTGTACACAATTTACCCGTAATGTGTATGGCATTTGCGCTAGGTGCTGACAAGAATTGGCGTAATACCGAAGACTTTAATCGTACGTACTTACATCAGGCAGTATTGTCG gGCTCTGTTATGGCTTGTGAATATTTGTTATTAAATGGAGTGCCCATTGATGTTGTGGATGACAATGGCTATAGTGCTTTGCACATATCTACCGAGAAGGGATTTATAGCACAAGTATATCTGTTACTTAAACATAAAGCCAAATACGATTTAAAGGCCAATGATGGTAAAAATCCTTTAGACATAGCAGTAGAACAACGTAATGCGGATATTGTTACTCT ATTACGCTTAACACGTTTAAATGATGAAATCGGACTGAATGATGAAGGCAATGGTGAAGATGAAACATATAAGGATGTTATGAAGGACTTTTCCAACTTCACCTCAAGTCAACCACGCATGTTGCGCAATCGCAATGATTCAAACACCCTGGAATCTCAACGTTCTTCCATGACCAATTCAGATTGA
- the LOC106086488 gene encoding arf-GAP with coiled-coil, ANK repeat and PH domain-containing protein 2 isoform X2, translating to MRSTIEFEECLKDSPKFRQFITKEESDIEHLEQRLEKIIKLCNVAVDSGKEYVKNQSAFAMSLWDLKPHFSDNKSAQNALGRLIHCFQEMNKFHTILLDQASRTVLKNLSVFVKDDINQVKDYKGHFLKVSEGYDNALIKNAQASKNRTQEVQEAGNILSASKSCFYHTALDYVNYITLVQSRKVPSILSTLLDYYQACVTYYHQGFDLCNDFDVFFKSITEDLNALRGEYQKLEKVMQNRHLSVNSFSDTNTNSTSNKIEGYLFKKKSKGFKTWCRRWFYLSDNQLVYRKRSNEDSFSVMEEDLRICTVRPVNDGDRRFCFEVISPTKSHILQADSADMLTMWISALQKSIGAAIQHDSQHSRPQSSMNANPLKNSKRKIHWEQFLKIPGNSICCDCRGIDPRWASINLGITLCIECSGVHRSLGVHYSKVRSLTLDAWETENVKVMMELGNAVVNRIYEARIGENSELKPATENCEIAVREAWIKAKYVEKRFVCGMPKPPEYLSSETAEVLSIDSGGNDISKRATLSLGGTRKWAVKKCRRRRHRERKRQRSSSKSSDDPVVDDEEDEDDDDVSLNIPSMSLSISREDLLIVGDDLGLETYETPGILGSDQESTEGENEPEVINEVPFSKLDANLMLYQASAVHNLPVMCMAFALGADKNWRNTEDFNRTYLHQAVLSGSVMACEYLLLNGVPIDVVDDNGYSALHISTEKGFIAQVYLLLKHKAKYDLKANDGKNPLDIAVEQRNADIVTLLRLTRLNDEIGLNDEGNGEDETYKDVMKDFSNFTSSQPRMLRNRNDSNTLESQRSSMTNSD from the exons gcaATTCATCACAAAAGAGGAATCGGACATTGAACATTTGGAGCAGCGCTTGGAGAAAATCATTAAACTTTGTAATGTAGCCGTTGATTCGGGTAAAGAATATGTCAAAAATCAGAG TGCATTTGCAATGTCCCTCTGGGACTTGAAACCTCATTTTTCTGATAACAAAAGTGCCCAAAATGCCTTGGGCAGGCTGATCCATTGCTTTCAG GAAATGAATAAGTTTCATACGATTTTATTGGATCAAGCCAGCCGTACtgtattgaaaaatttaagcgTTTTCGTTAAGGACGATATTAATCAAGTGAAAGACTATAAGGGGCATTTTTTAAAAGTGTCTGAGGGTTATGACAATGCATTAATTAAAAATGCCCAA GCGAGCAAAAATCGTACACAGGAAGTACAGGAAGCAGGCAATATATTATCAGCATCAAAATCATGTTTTTATCACACGGCATTGGATTATGTCAACTACATCACCTTAGTTCAGTCTCGCAAAGTACCTTCTATATTATCAACG CTACTTGATTATTATCAAGCCTGTGTTACATACTACCATCAAGGTTTCGATTTATGCAACGATTTCGATGTTTTCTTCAAAAGTATCACAGAAGATTTGAACGCACTGCGCGGTGAATACCAAAAACTAGAGAAGGTCATGCAAAATCGTCACCTAAGTGTGAATAGTTTCAGTGATACGAATACCAATAGTACTTCCAATAAGATTGAAGGATATCTCTTCAAGAAGAAATCGAAAGGTTTTAAGACATGGTGTCGCCGTTGGTTCTATCTGAGTGACAATCAATTGGTGTACAG AAAACGTAGCAACGAGGATTCATTTTCTGTGATGGAAGAAGACTTGCGCATATGCACTGTACGCCCCGTCAACGATGGCGATCGACGTTTTTGCTTCGAAGTCATATCACCAACAAA GTCCCACATATTACAAGCTGACTCAGCTGATATGTTGACAATGTGGATTTCAGCATTGCAAAAAAGCATTGGTGCCGCTATACAACATGATTCACAACATTCCAGACCTCAGTCATCCATGAATGCCAATCCTTTAAAGAATTCCAAGAGGAAAAT aCATTGGGAGCAATTCCTAAAAATTCCTGGCAATTCAATATGTTGTGATTGCCGTGGCATAGATCCTCGATGGGCTTCCATTAATCTAGGCATTACGCTGTGTATTGAATGTTCTGGAGTTCATCGCAGTCTGGGCGTACACTACAGCAAGGTACGCTCATTGACACTGGACGCCTGGGAAACGGAAAATGTCAAAGTTATGATGGAACTTGGCAATGCCGTTGTCAATCGGATATATGAGGCGCGCATAGGTGAAAATTCGGAACTGAAACCGGCTACAGAGAATTGTGAAATAGCAGTGCGAGAAGCATGGATAAAGGCTAAATATGTGGAAAAACGATTCGTGTGTGGCATGCCCAAACCACCTGAGTATTTATCAAGCGAGACAGCTGAAGTATTATCCATCGATAGTGGAGGCAATGATATAAGCAAAAGAGCCACCTTATCATTAGGTGGCACTCGCAAGTGGGCTGTAAAAAAATGTCGCCGTCGTCGTCATCGTGAACGCAAACGACAACGTTCAAGTTCGAAGTCATCCGATGATCCTGTAGTCGATGATGAGGAagatgaggatgatgatgatgtatcGCTAAACATACCATCAATGTCTTTAAGCATATCGCGTGAAGATCTCCTAATAGTTGGTGATGATTTAGGTTTGGAAACCTATGAAACACCTGGCATACTGGGATCCGATCAGGAATCAACAGAAGGTGAAAATGAACCAGAGGTGATAAATGAAGTGCCCTTTTCCAAGCTCGATGCGAATCTCATGTTATATCAGGCTTCTGCTGTACACAATTTACCCGTAATGTGTATGGCATTTGCGCTAGGTGCTGACAAGAATTGGCGTAATACCGAAGACTTTAATCGTACGTACTTACATCAGGCAGTATTGTCG gGCTCTGTTATGGCTTGTGAATATTTGTTATTAAATGGAGTGCCCATTGATGTTGTGGATGACAATGGCTATAGTGCTTTGCACATATCTACCGAGAAGGGATTTATAGCACAAGTATATCTGTTACTTAAACATAAAGCCAAATACGATTTAAAGGCCAATGATGGTAAAAATCCTTTAGACATAGCAGTAGAACAACGTAATGCGGATATTGTTACTCT ATTACGCTTAACACGTTTAAATGATGAAATCGGACTGAATGATGAAGGCAATGGTGAAGATGAAACATATAAGGATGTTATGAAGGACTTTTCCAACTTCACCTCAAGTCAACCACGCATGTTGCGCAATCGCAATGATTCAAACACCCTGGAATCTCAACGTTCTTCCATGACCAATTCAGATTGA